AAAACAACGTATTCCAGGTTGGTCTAACGTATAAGTTTTAATCATACGCAAATGTTGAATTAAAAGAAAAGGTTGAGAAATTCTCAACCTTTTTTATTCATCAGTATAGTCGGGATGCGGTCCGGATGGTACAGGATATTCTTCTGTAAAGCACCCGAAGCAATGATTGGAACTGCCTAAGATTTCCCGAAGGTTTGGCATACTCAGGAACTCCAAACTGTCAACACCCAAATAATCCCTGAGTTCTTCGGAAGTCATGTTTGCGGAAATCAAATCATCTTTTGTAGGCGTATCGATGCCCAGATAACAAGGCGCGACAATGGGTGGTGATACCGATCGGAAATGTATTTCCTTCACGCCCGCATCTTTCATAATTTTCACGAGCCTTTTCGAAGTAGTACCTCTCACGATAGAATCATCAATAATCACCACTCTTTTTCCTTTGATTTCAGATATGATGGGATTAAGCTTCAGGTTTACGATCCTTTCACGCATTTCCTGTGTCGGGACGATAAAACTTCTGCCAATATAGCGGTTTTTAATGAGGACCGGACGGAACGGAATGCCCGAAGCTTTTGAGAAACCAATCGCTGCCGGAACACCAGAATCTGGTACGCCAATCACCATATCAGCCTCTACCGGTGCCTGTTGCCAGATTTTTTCACCAGATTTTTCGCGTATCTCGTGTACATTGATGTTTTCTAAGGTAGAATCAGGGCGGGCAAAATAAATATATTCAAAAGCACAAATCCTGCGCTCGCAGTTTTCTTTCACTAAAAAGGATTTCAGGCCTTTTTCATTCTCGCTGGTATATACAATTTCGCCCGGTAAGATATCGCGTACATATTGCGCACCTACCGCATCCAGCGCCACAGATTCGGAAGCGGCAACAAAGGTATTTTCGTCAACCGCACCTAATACCAGCGGGCGAATCCCATGAAAATCCCGGAAGGCAAAAAACTTGTTCCGTGTCATCCCCACTACCGAATAAGCGCCTTTTATCTTATCCATTGTGGCTTTTATAGCGCCACGTAAGCCCAGGTCAAGATTTTTTTGGATAAGCCTTAAAATCACTTCGGAATCTGAGGTAGCTTTGAAGACGACACCTTCGGCTTCAAGCTCACGTTTCAGTTCGTGGGCATTGGTAAGGTTACCGTTATGCGCGATGGAAAGGATGATCTGGTCATATTCATTCTTAGCGAAAAAAGGCTGAAAATTATATTTCTTCTTATCGCCTGCCGTGGTATAACGGGTGTGCCCAATGGCAGAGTTTCCCATAAAAGTTTCGGGCTCACGGATGTTTTTATACACATCCAGCACCAGGCCTTCATCTTTGATATTATAAATTTTGCCACCTTTCATTACGGAGATGCCACACGCTTCCTGCCCGCGATGCTGCAACGCAAATAGGCCAAACTGTGAGAGCGAAAATGTATCCAGATCGCTGTCCGAATATATGCCGAAGATGCCGCATTCTTCAGTTGGGGCATCAAAAACATCTTCGGTTTTCAGCAGGTTGCGTCCATAAGGTCTTTTGCTGAACTGTGCCAGATATTCTTCCTTATGTTTTTGTAGTTCTTTCATTTTTTTTGTTCGGAATGATTTATCTGTTCAGGACTTTTTTCAGGCGTTCATAGATTTCGACATAAGCTTCCGTAACTTCGCCTAAATCGCGGCGGAACCGGTCTTTATCAAGTTTTTTCATGGTGTCCTTGTCCCAAAGTCGGCAGGTATCTGGTGAAATTTCATCGGCAAGTACAATTTTCCCGTCACGGATCTTCCCCAGCTCTATTTTGAAATCTACGAGGATGATGTTCATTTTATCAAAAAGATCAATCAGGATTTCATTGATGTCAGAAGTCAGCTCATACATCTCGTCAAGTTCTTCATAGGTAGCCGCACCCAGAAATACCGCATGATGATCGTTAATCAGCGGATCGCCCAACTCATCTTTTTTATAACAAATATCGAAAATGGTGACCGGTGATTTTATACCTTCTTCCACGCCCAGGCGTTGCGCCATACTGCCCGCGGAATAGTTGCGTACCACCATTTCGAGTGGGATGATATTTACCTTCTTCACCAACTGCTCGCGCTCATTTAACTTTTCGATGAAATGTGTCGGGATGCCTTTTTTATTCAAATACTCGAATATCAAGGTGGTGATGGCATTGTTCATTTCGCCTTTCAGATCTACGCTGCCTTTTTTCTGTGCGTTAAAGGCAGTAGCATCATCTTTAAAACGAACAATTACCTGTTCGGGATTTGCTGTTTCGAAGACTTGTTTTGCTTTTCCTTCATAAAGCATAGCTCCTTTTTCCATTTTACTTTTTATTAGATTTTTATTAGATTTTTATAATTATAGCGGCTATAATAGCTATTCCGAAGCTTAGAAGCGTGCCTATCAACACATATTCGGTAAGTTTGCGCTGTTTGGCTTCTGCAAGATCACTGAAACGAAAAACCGATTTGGCCGCGATCATGAAGCCTACACCTTCCCAATGATTGACGAGGATAAATGTGAAAACTAACAATCTTTCGAGGATGCCAATATATTTACCTGCATTAATTAACGAAGCGGTCTGTATTTTAGTTTGGTCTTCTGCGACAGGAGTCCAGATAGAGATCACGGTTTTAATGATGACAGAGGCCGGAACGGTCAGGAATACCAATGCTGTTATAATTCTAAGATTCGTCGGGTTCAGGAAATCATCAATCAGCCAATACGGGAAGTATAACCAAGAAAGTCCCGCAATGACGGCTAAATGAAGTAACTGATCAACAAAAAACCATGCCCGCTTGGTTTTTCTTGTCTGGAAATGCAGTTTTGCCCAATCAATGAAAAAATGTGTAACACCGATAACCGCGGCAATCCACCAAAGTTTGAGATCCCACAGCATCACCAGCGCTAAAGTAGCATGCAACACGACATGAAGGTAAAGGTAAGGACTGTTTATCTTATTCTTCTCTTTATCAGCCACCCATGAGTTGGGCTGTAGAAGAAAATCCCCTAGTAAATGTGCAAGTATGAGTGGGACAAAAATCATTTACAGTTCTGCAATTTTTTTCCTGAAAAAAACATCAGTTTCCAAGACAAGGTCATAGTTAGCGCGTTTAAGCCGCTGGCTAACTGAGGATTGTGTTATATTTAAATCTTTTGCCAATTGTTCTTGGGTAAGATCTTTATTAATAAGCATACGGTGTACGATTTGTGCCGTGGCTACCGACCAACTGTCGAAGTCTATGGATGCCCACTTGAACAAGATATTGATGTCGCGGTTCACCTTTTCGTTATCGGTACAGATGGCAAGGCTACGGCCTTCGTGCTTGATCTCGTTCAGCAAACGACCTGAATTCACATACGCAGATCCGTTGGATTCGGTGATTTTTTCAGATAAAAAAACCTCATTCCCAATACCGATAGCCAGCCTTACATCGAGATTCTCAACTGTTTTTATCAACGATTTTATCATGAGGGCTTTCTGGAAAACATCATTCACTGAAGATTTTACCTGAAACTCGTCGCCTCGGTAAATCTCCCAATTTTCCGGCCCAACTACCCAACTTTCGAGTAAATCTTTAAGTCGGGGTAGCCAGCTTTCAGGGTCGGTTTGCTGTGAATTAATAAGGTCACCGGTAATAATCGCAATCATAATACAAATATAAGCAACTTAACTTATAAACGCCAATTATTAGTTAAAATACTTATAAATAGATTTAATAAGTAAATTAGCTTATAAATACACAACATAAGCTAAAGAGCTAATATCATTTAAAATATTCAACACCATTTTTGAATATATTATGATAATTTACCCCAGGTATGTTTTTAAAAAGCCCTTCAGAATACCGTTCCGGATGTCCCATTCTGCCATAAATCTTACCGTTTGGTGAAATAATACCTTCTATCCCAAACAATGAATTATTGGGATTCATTGGCATTCCGTGTGCGATGTCGCCATTGAAATCAACATATTGTGTGGCGATTTGCCCGTTCTTATAAAGGGAAGTCAACAGTTCTTCAGACGCTACAAACCGGCCCTCACCATGAGAGATGGGGATGGTGTACACCTGATCTTTCATGTTTCTTAACCAAGGAGAATCCTCATTCACCACTTTCACATCAACCATCTGGGAGATATGCCTTCCTATGGCATTGTGGGCCAATGTTGGGGCGTTTTTGTCAAGATCCCGAATTTCACCATAAGGCAAAAGCCCAGATTTCACGAGAGCCTGGAAACCATTGCAAATTCCTAGAATCATTCCGTCCCGTTCCAGAAGTCTGTGAACAGCTGCTTTCATCTTTTGATTCTTGAGCACATTAACGATGAACTTCGCTGATCCGTCTGGTTCATCACCCGCTGAAAACCCACCGGAAAAAACCAAAATTTGTGACTGTTCGATCTCTTTCACCCAAGCATCGATGCTTTCATTCAAAAGGTTGTGATTAAGATTAACGAATGGTAAACTACTTACCTCAGCACCTTCTTTTAGGAACGCGTTTTGTGTTTCATATTCACAGTTTGTACCAGGAAAAATTGGCGCGAACACCCGAGGTTTAGCAATACCATGTTTGTTAATAAGGATGGATCGCGAAAGAGTAGAATTTAATTTGGGATCAATTTCAACGATGATTTTTCTTGCCTCTTTAGTCGGGAATAATTCTTCAAAAACATTTTTATTTATTTCAAGTAATTTTTTTATATCGAACTCAAAACCATTGATAATCAGTCTATCAAATTTTTGTACTTCGCCTATTTCTTGAAGTAACGGATGATTAATCACAGTATTTGTTTCCAATATGAAACTACCGATATTATTGGTAAGTAATACCTTTTCATTTACCGATATTTTTGCTCCGAGTTGATTACCAAAACACATCTTCGAAACGGCCACCGCTACCCCACCTTCTTTTACTGTCTTTACTGAGCCAATGTTCTTGGATTGTATCTGCGCATGAATTAGGTTAAAGATTTCCTTTAAATCATCATAGTTCGGAAGTCCGCTTTCCTGTGGCTGATGGTTAAAAAAGTAAATCCTATTACCCGCTTTTTTAAATTCAGGTGAAATGATATGTTGTTTTTTGCCATGCGCACATGCAAAAGAAATTAAAGTTGGCGGCACATGAATATCCTGATAGGTCCCGCTCATCGAATCTTTTCCACCGATTGCCGCCAGTTCAAGGTTCATTTGGGCATCGTAAGCACCCAACAAAGAAGCTAATGGTTTGCCCCAGTTTTTACCGTCAGTCCCGAGTTTTTCAAAATACTCCTGAAAACTTAACCGGATGTTTGTATAATCACCACCCATCGCCACAATCTTAGCTACACTTTCAACCACGGCATTGGCAGCGCCGATCATCGAGTTTTCTGCTGATAGAGCAGCATCGAATCCCCAACTTGCCAATGATACGGTCTCGACATTTTCAGCATGTAAAACCGGTAAAGTATGCACACTGCCTTCCATCAATGTTTCCTGATATTTGCCGCCGAAAGGCATTGTTACAGTAGTTCCGCCGACTGAAGCATCGAACATCTCGTGAAGTCCTTTTTGTGAAGCTGCATTTTTGTTGGCCAGTGCCGAATAAAAATTCTCTTCAGTAAACGGTATGTGCAACTGTTCGATTGTATTCAGATGCGAGATTTCAACTTGCTGAGATTTTGCGCAACCATTGGTATCTAAAAAATCGCGACTTAGGTCTACGATTCTATTACCTTGCCAGAAGATCTGCATACGTCCGCTGTCGGTGACTTTGGCAATCTCAAAGGCATGGATGTTTTCTTTTTCACACAAGTGAATGAATTTATCCTTATCCGAAGCAGAAATAACCACTGCCATACGCTCCTGCGATTCGGAGATGGCGAGTTCTGAACCGTTTAACCCTTCATATTTCAAGGGCATCACATCAAGATTTATTTCAAGACTGTCGGCAATTTCACCGATGGCCACAGAGACACCGCCAGCACCAAAATCGTTCGATTTTTTTATTAACCGGGTAACCTCAGGATTCCTGAAAAGCCGCTGAATCTTACGTTCTTCTACGGCGTTTCCTTTCTGTACTTCGGTTGATAGCGTATGAATAGAGGTCTCATCTTGCTCTTTGGAGCTTCCGGTCGCACCGCCAACACCGTCCCTGCCGGTTGCGCCACCCAAGACGATTACGATGTCCCCTACTGTAGGTTTTTCACGTTTTACCCAATCTTTCGGTACAGCGCCCACCACAAAACCTACTTCCATGCGTTTGGCTTTGTAACCTTCATGATAAATTTCGCTTACCATCGTGGTAGCCAACCCGATTTGATTTCCGTAAGAAGAATACCCATTCGCGGCCTGCTTGGTAATCGTGCGTTGCGGAAGTTTGCCCGGTAAAGTGGCAGAAACAGGTTCTAAAACATCGCCAGCGCCGGTTAAACGCATTGCTTGATACACATAAGCTCTTCCAGATAAAGGATCCCGAATCGCGCCCCCCAGACAAGTCGAAGCCCCACCAAAAGGTTCGATTTCGGTTGGGTGATTGTGTGTTTCATTTTTGAAAAGTAGATACCACGGCTCTTTCTTACCATCATATTCAGCTTCAATTTCTACCGTGCACGCATTGATTTCATCTGAAGTAACCAGATTGTCGAGTTTTCCGGTGCTGTACAAGTATTTTGCAGCAATCGTACCGAGATCCATTAGCGAAACTGCTTTGTGCCCGCGTCCCAAGATTTTTCTTTTCTGCTGATAATCGGCAAAAATATCTTCCAAAACCTGCTTGTAGGGACCTTCAAACTTAATATCCGTTAAAGCGGTTTCAAAAGTCGTATGTCGGCAATGGTCACTCCAATACGTGTCTAGAACTTTCAGTTCAGTCTCCGTTGGATTTCGTTTTTCTGATTTAAAATAAGTTTGAATATGCGCCAAATCATCGAGACCTAAAGCAAAACCATGATCATTAAAGAATGCTTCAAGCTGCTGAGAATCAAAGTCAATGAAATTTTCATGTATCTTAACCGGTGATGGCTGTCTTTCAACAGGAATTGCCAATATGGACAGGTCTTTTTCCTGACTTTCAACTTTATTGATGAATAAGGCTTTGATTTTTATTAAATCACTTTC
This DNA window, taken from Chryseobacterium sp. 6424, encodes the following:
- a CDS encoding SatD family protein is translated as MIAIITGDLINSQQTDPESWLPRLKDLLESWVVGPENWEIYRGDEFQVKSSVNDVFQKALMIKSLIKTVENLDVRLAIGIGNEVFLSEKITESNGSAYVNSGRLLNEIKHEGRSLAICTDNEKVNRDINILFKWASIDFDSWSVATAQIVHRMLINKDLTQEQLAKDLNITQSSVSQRLKRANYDLVLETDVFFRKKIAEL
- a CDS encoding phosphoribosylformylglycinamidine synthase, with protein sequence MNKRIFVEKKGIFDVESPKVFNEIKNILPDIQNVKIYNVYDIFGLDEADFSKVVNSTFVDPVTDVLHTENPAQELYFATEFLPGQYDQRADSAEQCIALLTGNSHVQVRSGKLIEIFGVAESDLIKIKALFINKVESQEKDLSILAIPVERQPSPVKIHENFIDFDSQQLEAFFNDHGFALGLDDLAHIQTYFKSEKRNPTETELKVLDTYWSDHCRHTTFETALTDIKFEGPYKQVLEDIFADYQQKRKILGRGHKAVSLMDLGTIAAKYLYSTGKLDNLVTSDEINACTVEIEAEYDGKKEPWYLLFKNETHNHPTEIEPFGGASTCLGGAIRDPLSGRAYVYQAMRLTGAGDVLEPVSATLPGKLPQRTITKQAANGYSSYGNQIGLATTMVSEIYHEGYKAKRMEVGFVVGAVPKDWVKREKPTVGDIVIVLGGATGRDGVGGATGSSKEQDETSIHTLSTEVQKGNAVEERKIQRLFRNPEVTRLIKKSNDFGAGGVSVAIGEIADSLEINLDVMPLKYEGLNGSELAISESQERMAVVISASDKDKFIHLCEKENIHAFEIAKVTDSGRMQIFWQGNRIVDLSRDFLDTNGCAKSQQVEISHLNTIEQLHIPFTEENFYSALANKNAASQKGLHEMFDASVGGTTVTMPFGGKYQETLMEGSVHTLPVLHAENVETVSLASWGFDAALSAENSMIGAANAVVESVAKIVAMGGDYTNIRLSFQEYFEKLGTDGKNWGKPLASLLGAYDAQMNLELAAIGGKDSMSGTYQDIHVPPTLISFACAHGKKQHIISPEFKKAGNRIYFFNHQPQESGLPNYDDLKEIFNLIHAQIQSKNIGSVKTVKEGGVAVAVSKMCFGNQLGAKISVNEKVLLTNNIGSFILETNTVINHPLLQEIGEVQKFDRLIINGFEFDIKKLLEINKNVFEELFPTKEARKIIVEIDPKLNSTLSRSILINKHGIAKPRVFAPIFPGTNCEYETQNAFLKEGAEVSSLPFVNLNHNLLNESIDAWVKEIEQSQILVFSGGFSAGDEPDGSAKFIVNVLKNQKMKAAVHRLLERDGMILGICNGFQALVKSGLLPYGEIRDLDKNAPTLAHNAIGRHISQMVDVKVVNEDSPWLRNMKDQVYTIPISHGEGRFVASEELLTSLYKNGQIATQYVDFNGDIAHGMPMNPNNSLFGIEGIISPNGKIYGRMGHPERYSEGLFKNIPGVNYHNIFKNGVEYFK
- a CDS encoding DUF3307 domain-containing protein, which codes for MIFVPLILAHLLGDFLLQPNSWVADKEKNKINSPYLYLHVVLHATLALVMLWDLKLWWIAAVIGVTHFFIDWAKLHFQTRKTKRAWFFVDQLLHLAVIAGLSWLYFPYWLIDDFLNPTNLRIITALVFLTVPASVIIKTVISIWTPVAEDQTKIQTASLINAGKYIGILERLLVFTFILVNHWEGVGFMIAAKSVFRFSDLAEAKQRKLTEYVLIGTLLSFGIAIIAAIIIKI
- the purF gene encoding amidophosphoribosyltransferase, whose protein sequence is MKELQKHKEEYLAQFSKRPYGRNLLKTEDVFDAPTEECGIFGIYSDSDLDTFSLSQFGLFALQHRGQEACGISVMKGGKIYNIKDEGLVLDVYKNIREPETFMGNSAIGHTRYTTAGDKKKYNFQPFFAKNEYDQIILSIAHNGNLTNAHELKRELEAEGVVFKATSDSEVILRLIQKNLDLGLRGAIKATMDKIKGAYSVVGMTRNKFFAFRDFHGIRPLVLGAVDENTFVAASESVALDAVGAQYVRDILPGEIVYTSENEKGLKSFLVKENCERRICAFEYIYFARPDSTLENINVHEIREKSGEKIWQQAPVEADMVIGVPDSGVPAAIGFSKASGIPFRPVLIKNRYIGRSFIVPTQEMRERIVNLKLNPIISEIKGKRVVIIDDSIVRGTTSKRLVKIMKDAGVKEIHFRSVSPPIVAPCYLGIDTPTKDDLISANMTSEELRDYLGVDSLEFLSMPNLREILGSSNHCFGCFTEEYPVPSGPHPDYTDE
- the purC gene encoding phosphoribosylaminoimidazolesuccinocarboxamide synthase: MEKGAMLYEGKAKQVFETANPEQVIVRFKDDATAFNAQKKGSVDLKGEMNNAITTLIFEYLNKKGIPTHFIEKLNEREQLVKKVNIIPLEMVVRNYSAGSMAQRLGVEEGIKSPVTIFDICYKKDELGDPLINDHHAVFLGAATYEELDEMYELTSDINEILIDLFDKMNIILVDFKIELGKIRDGKIVLADEISPDTCRLWDKDTMKKLDKDRFRRDLGEVTEAYVEIYERLKKVLNR